The genomic DNA TTGGGGAGTATGTACGCTTATTACAATTATCATCAGTTGCATCTTGGGTATTTATTGCTATTTTTTATTGCCTCGTCACTTTTTCACATGGCGACTAATGCGAATGATAATTATCAAGATTTTCTACACGCGCCTCGTAATGATGACAACCAAGAGTTTTTGCAGGAAACTAACGTGGTCGGTGTCAATCAAATCTCCATTGGCCAGGCACGAACGATTACATTTGGGTTAGCAGGAATTTCCCTAATTATCGGGCTATGGTTAGTGACCCAAACAGGGTTGCCATTATTATGGATGGGCTTGTATTCATATGCGGTTGGTTACTTTTACGCCGGCGGTCCCAAGCCGATTTCACAAGGCCCATTCGGTGAGTTCTTCTCTGGTTTTACGATGGGTTTCATGATTTTTTGGATTGCCGTTTTTATTAATACTTATGACACAGCTGCTATCACGTGGCAGTCAACACTTGCTGTTTTGATTGCTTCAGGCTTGGCGATTTTTGCAATTTCCAACATTATGTTAGCTAATAATATTTGTGATATGGATGAAGACATTGCGCTGGGGCGGCATACGATTTTGTATTATCTTGGTAAACCAGTAATGCTCCAAGTGTTTGCCTGGAGTTACGTGGCTGGATACGCTTGTTTGGTGATGGCCGTTTTCATGGGGGTACT from Lactiplantibacillus paraplantarum includes the following:
- a CDS encoding prenyltransferase — protein: MKPKVFLEFVEIKSLIASVLPFVLGSMYAYYNYHQLHLGYLLLFFIASSLFHMATNANDNYQDFLHAPRNDDNQEFLQETNVVGVNQISIGQARTITFGLAGISLIIGLWLVTQTGLPLLWMGLYSYAVGYFYAGGPKPISQGPFGEFFSGFTMGFMIFWIAVFINTYDTAAITWQSTLAVLIASGLAIFAISNIMLANNICDMDEDIALGRHTILYYLGKPVMLQVFAWSYVAGYACLVMAVFMGVLPKMSLLTLISIIPVWKNTRVFMHRQVKRETFTISIKNATLICLSFIVFMGLGLIFN